Proteins from a genomic interval of Trifolium pratense cultivar HEN17-A07 linkage group LG6, ARS_RC_1.1, whole genome shotgun sequence:
- the LOC123891180 gene encoding proteasome subunit alpha type-4-like gives MSRRYDSRTTIFSPEGRLHQVEYAMEAIGNAGSAIGILAKDGVVLVGEKKVTSKLLQTSTSTEKMYKIDDHVACAVAGIMSDANILINTARIQAQRYSFAYQEPMPVEQLVQSLCDTKQGYTQFGGLRPFGVSFLFAGWDKNYGLQLYMSDPSGNYGGWKAGAIGANNQAAQSILKQDYKDDITREEAVQLALKVLSKTMDSTSLTSEKLELAEVFLSPSGKVKYQVCSPENLTKLLVKSGVTQPATDTA, from the coding sequence ATGTCTCGAAGATATGATAGCCGTACAACAATCTTCTCTCCCGAAGGACGTCTTCACCAAGTGGAGTATGCAATGGAAGCTATTGGAAATGCCGGCTCTGCAATAGGAATCTTGGCAAAAGATGGGGTTGTTCTAGTTGGTGAAAAGAAGGTGACATCCAAGCTGCTGCAAACCTCAACTTCAACTGAGAAAATGTACAAAATCGATGATCACGTTGCATGTGCTGTTGCCGGGATTATGTCTGATGCCAACATCCTAATCAATACTGCTAGAATCCAAGCACAGCGTTACTCATTTGCTTACCAAGAGCCAATGCCTGTTGAGCAGTTGGTTCAATCTCTTTGTGATACCAAGCAAGGTTACACACAATTTGGTGGTCTCCGTCCGTTTGGAGTCTCTTTCCTATTTGCAGGATGGGACAAAAATTACGGCCTTCAACTTTACATGAGTGATCCTAGTGGAAATTATGGTGGTTGGAAAGCCGGTGCTATTGGTGCCAACAACCAGGCAGCACAGTCAATTCTAAAACAGGACTACAAGGATGATATCACAAGGGAAGAAGCGGTTCAACTTGCACTAAAGGTACTGAGTAAAACTATGGACAGTACTAGTCTTACCTCGGAGAAGCTTGAACTTGCAGAAGTTTTTCTTTCACCCTCTGGAAAAGTCAAGTATCAAGTTTGTTCCCCAGAGAATTTGACTAAGCTGTTGGTGAAGTCTGGGGTGACCCAACCAGCAACAGACACTGCTTAG
- the LOC123891181 gene encoding protein trichome birefringence-like 34 has product MTIAKAYQIIVIGNTWGIKNIFHSLVAILTTLLVITTIYQTQDRSGVKLSQKINVSIDSLNSSKCDLFSGKWVFDNVSYPLYKEKECSFMSDQLACEKFGRKDLSYQNWRWKPHQCDLPRFNATKLLERLRNKRLVFVGDSLNRGQWVSMVCLVDSIIPSSLKSMQSIANGSLNIFKIKEYNATIENYWSPLLVESNSDDPVNHRVPERTVRIKAIEKHAKYWTDADYIVFNTYLWWRRPLMNALWGSFGDPNGIYKRVEMLRVYEMAMRTWSDWLEVHVNRNKTQLFFVSMSPTHERAEEWGATKGDNCYKETDMIAKEGYWGKGSDPKMMQVVENVLDDLKTRGLNVQMLNITQLSEYRKEGHPSIYRKQWEPLTREQISNPNGYADCIHWCLPGVPDVWNELLYAYIFNQ; this is encoded by the exons atgacAATAGCAAAGGCATACCAAATAATAGTGATAGGAAACACTTGGGGAATCAAAAATATCTTTCATTCTCTTGTAGCAATCTTAACCACTCTTTTAGTTATCACAACCATTTATCAAACACAAGATAGATCAGGAGTAAAACTATCTCAAAAAATAAATGTCTCTATTGACTCATTAAATTCATCAAAGTGTGACTTATTTTCTGGTAAGTGGGTTTTTGATAATGTATCTTATCCATTATATAAAGAGAAGGAATGTTCTTTCATGTCAGATCAATTGGCTTGTGAGAAGTTTGGAAGGAAGGACCTAAGTTACCAAAATTGGAGGTGGAAGCCTCACCAATGTGACTTGCCTAG GTTCAATGCCACAAAATTGCTTGAAAGGCTAAGGAACAAGAGGCTTGTATTTGTGGGGGATTCACTCAACAGAGGTCAATGGGTTTCTATGGTTTGTCTTGTTGACTCTATAATACCTTCATCTCTCAAATCCATGCAATCCATTGCCAATGGTTCATTAAACATTTTCAAGATCAAA GAATACAATGCAACCATTGAGAATTATTGGTCACCATTACTAGTAGAATCAAATTCAGATGATCCAGTAAACCATAGGGTACCTGAAAGGACTGTTAGAATCAAGGCCATTGAAAAGCATGCAAAGTATTGGACTGATGCAGACTATATAGTTTTTAACACTTACCTATGGTGGAGAAGGCCTCTTATGAATGCTCT GTGGGGATCATTTGGGGACCCAAATGGGATTTATAAAAGAGTTGAAATGTTGAGAGTGTACGAAATGGCTATGAGGACATGGTCTGATTGGTTGGAAGTTCATGTCAATCGTAACAAGACCCAGTTGTTTTTTGTTAGCATGTCACCTACTCATGAAAG GGCTGAGGAATGGGGAGCTACTAAGGGGGACAATTGTTACAAAGAAACAGATATGATTGCAAAAGAAGGGTATTGGGGGAAAGGATCTGATCCTAAAATGATGCAAGTGGTGGAGAATGTACTTGATGATTTGAAAACAAGAGGTTTGAATGTTCAGATGCTTAACATCACACAGCTTTCAGAATACAGAAAAGAAGGTCACCCATCTATCTATAGGAAACAGTGGGAACCTCTAACTCGAGAACAGATATCAAATccaaatggttatgcagattgCATACATTGGTGCCTACCAGGAGTTCCTGATGTATGGAATGAGCTCCTTTATGCCTATATTTTCaatcaataa